CATCATAAAGCTTTGCCATGCCGTTACAGTATTCATCTGAGTAGCTCTCGCTATCGCCCATACCAAAAACAGCGACCGTCTTATCGCTTAAATTTAGCGCTTTAAAATCAAACGCATCCCAGTCATCTTGAAGATCACCACTACCCCAGGTCGATGTACCAAGGATTAGCTTATCAAAGCTATTTAGCTTCGCTGCATCTACGTCAGCAACATTTAAAAGCTCATTTTCAAGGCCTAGACCCTCACTTATAAGTTTTGCTGCATCTTCGGTATTTCCCATGCTGCTTCCATAAACTATACCTATCATTTTTATCCTTTTTAAAAAATTTTACTAATAATCGTATAAGGCACAAGCTTGA
This genomic interval from Campylobacter concisus contains the following:
- the fldA gene encoding flavodoxin FldA; amino-acid sequence: MIGIVYGSSMGNTEDAAKLISEGLGLENELLNVADVDAAKLNSFDKLILGTSTWGSGDLQDDWDAFDFKALNLSDKTVAVFGMGDSESYSDEYCNGMAKLYDEVVKAGAKVVGEVGTDGYTFDGSDAARNGKFVGLALDADNQSDKTEGRISAWIEQIKPHFA